A portion of the Cryptomeria japonica chromosome 5, Sugi_1.0, whole genome shotgun sequence genome contains these proteins:
- the LOC131032742 gene encoding auxin-responsive protein SAUR50: MGHTPYHFYDFFLYNQPFHNNLVPLPFRPLVLHFILQLLNLVMGRSNKANQLAQLVLLEKIMRRCHRVATAKKAALSLRNGGYFNLRSVNEEKGKGIPSDVPKGHVPVYVGNDRSRFIIPATHLNHPLFRQLLDKAEEDLGFDHDMGLFIPCEESAFECLVSLLDGRKSNRLIELRK, translated from the coding sequence ATGGGACACACTCCCTATCATTTCTATGATTTCTTTCTATATAACCAGCCATTCCATAACAATCTAGTCCCACTTCCTTTCAGACCTCtggttttgcatttcattttgcagtTGTTGAATCTTGTAATGGGGAGAAGCAACAAGGCAAATCAGTTAGCCCAGCTTGTTCTGCTGGAAAAGATCATGAGGAGGTGTCACAGAGTAGCCACTGCTAAGAAGGCTGCACTTTCTTTAAGAAATGGTGGGTATTTCAATTTGAGAAGTGTGAATGAAGAGAAGGGAAAGGGAATTCCTTCAGATGTTCCAAAGGGCCACGTTCCAGTCTATGTTGGGAATGATCGGAGCAGATTCATCATCCCTGCAACTCATTTAAATCACCCACTTTTCCGTCAGTTGTTGGACAAAGCAGAGGAGGATTTGGGATTCGATCATGACATGGGTCTCTTCATTCCCTGCGAGGAAAGTGCTTTTGAATGCCTGGTTTCTCTGCTGGATGGCCGGAAATCTAACAGATTGATAGAGTTAAGAAAGTAG